In Amycolatopsis sulphurea, one genomic interval encodes:
- a CDS encoding IucA/IucC family protein, producing the protein MSLLERVLDALFREDHLGMLTHGGVTGPPPGAPAHDTWWRFPLPGGRAGWLAVRPDGVLADHAVALGCLVVTDAATVRVESTVDGVLASLAPQGDAEAERGWQEFTEECAQTSTVLNLHDAAEPDLMAKLKCGDHKGFDGLLRHEALAALRDHPVHPTGRCRWGMTAGDLRRYAPEYLPSFPLRWTVVPRTRMRLSDAFAAPEWWPSPANLGFSDDHVAIPVHPLTVDRGEADAVAHLGPTVVPTLSTRTVALADDPGVHLKLPLPTATLGRRNRRTIKPGTLADGETMHRLLSAVLEREPELAGRVLLADESQWADSDSDLLAVLVRRYPPAIAGSTLVPVAALLAPDPGRPEARIIDRLSGGDVLSWFDSYLSVLLDWHVALWLRYGIALEAHQQNVTVAQNPGIRLVYKDNDSGRVDCAHASAALGLPVRPEDFADRRIAVSDPAELADMVTTITLHLCVASLVAEEAGPDRRRRAELFDLARTRLVEATERWCDLSKPHSRKAAVLLRDRVLAADRLPIKAMITAGTLLPKTRLGIIDVNKYYLRTGPNYLAAAR; encoded by the coding sequence GTGAGCTTGCTGGAGCGCGTGCTCGACGCCTTGTTCCGTGAGGATCACCTCGGGATGCTCACCCACGGCGGGGTGACCGGCCCGCCGCCCGGCGCCCCGGCGCACGACACGTGGTGGCGGTTCCCGCTGCCCGGCGGACGCGCCGGCTGGCTCGCGGTCCGGCCGGACGGCGTCCTCGCCGACCACGCCGTCGCCCTCGGCTGCCTGGTGGTCACCGACGCCGCGACCGTGCGCGTGGAGTCCACTGTGGATGGTGTACTGGCCTCCCTCGCGCCGCAGGGCGACGCGGAGGCGGAGCGGGGCTGGCAGGAGTTCACCGAGGAGTGCGCCCAGACCTCGACCGTGCTGAACCTGCACGATGCGGCCGAACCTGACCTGATGGCCAAGCTGAAGTGCGGTGACCACAAGGGATTTGACGGTCTGCTGCGCCACGAGGCGCTGGCCGCGCTACGCGACCATCCCGTCCATCCCACCGGCCGGTGCCGGTGGGGGATGACCGCCGGCGACCTGCGCCGCTACGCACCGGAGTACCTGCCGAGTTTCCCGCTGCGCTGGACCGTCGTGCCGAGGACACGCATGCGACTGTCGGACGCCTTCGCCGCGCCCGAGTGGTGGCCGTCGCCGGCCAACCTGGGGTTCTCCGACGACCACGTGGCCATCCCGGTGCACCCGCTGACCGTCGACCGCGGCGAGGCCGACGCGGTGGCACACCTTGGCCCGACCGTGGTGCCGACGCTGTCCACCCGGACGGTCGCGCTGGCCGACGACCCCGGCGTACACCTCAAACTTCCTTTGCCCACAGCGACATTGGGCCGGCGTAACCGCCGCACCATCAAGCCGGGCACGCTCGCAGACGGGGAGACCATGCACCGCCTGCTGAGCGCCGTGCTGGAGCGGGAACCGGAGTTGGCCGGCCGTGTGCTGCTGGCCGACGAATCCCAGTGGGCGGACAGCGACAGCGACCTGCTGGCAGTGCTCGTCCGGCGCTATCCGCCCGCGATCGCCGGCAGCACCCTGGTTCCGGTCGCGGCCTTGCTCGCGCCGGACCCTGGCCGGCCGGAAGCTCGGATCATCGACCGGCTCTCCGGTGGCGACGTCTTGTCCTGGTTCGACAGCTACCTGTCGGTCCTGCTGGACTGGCATGTGGCGTTGTGGCTGCGCTACGGCATCGCGCTGGAAGCCCACCAGCAGAACGTCACTGTCGCCCAGAACCCGGGCATTCGCCTGGTTTACAAGGACAATGACAGCGGCCGGGTGGACTGTGCCCACGCGTCGGCAGCGCTGGGCCTGCCTGTGCGGCCAGAAGACTTCGCCGACCGCCGTATCGCAGTCAGCGACCCCGCCGAGCTGGCCGACATGGTCACCACGATCACGCTGCACCTGTGCGTCGCCTCGCTGGTCGCTGAGGAAGCGGGTCCCGATCGCCGGCGCCGCGCCGAACTGTTCGACCTGGCACGTACGCGTCTGGTCGAAGCAACCGAGCGTTGGTGCGACTTGAGCAAGCCCCACTCCCGGAAAGCCGCTGTGCTGCTGCGTGACCGGGTACTGGCGGCCGATCGGCTTCCGATCAAGGCCATGATCACCGCCGGCACCCTGCTGCCCAAGACCCGCCTGGGCATCATCGACGTCAACAAGTACTACCTGCGTACCGGTCCCAACTATCTTGCGGCCGCCCGGTGA
- a CDS encoding IucA/IucC family protein encodes MTVEVTTSFRVDTDADLLSAHTLLGCLVRELAGPDGQVTVDTGRLLLRLPHIGQVLRATLLRVSTVAAHRFTGPVQRHAGGTTWVDLGLAELADLVDAELTARTGHGNDEFATQVRASRDALHDTLARRPDRPDRPVAEPAATYLDSEQSLLAGHPRHPAPKWRSGEPSRWRRFSPETRTAFPLHWLAVPAELVHEHAVGGDFDQHARTSDLLGRPLPAGYRALPVHPWQFQLLSDDPDLAPVLAAARIEGALLDLGQTGQPCHPTASVRTLYQPELDVFLKTSLNVRITNCLRKNAAYELRGAVALTGALATPFAEVAARHPGFGALPEPAARSVVLPGHLGTARQRHAILEGFGTIVRTGITGRLRPGEQVHLAGALAAAQLDPAGTRTRLADLVDHRDPAAWAGLWWRRYLNLLVPPVLRLWAEHGIVLEPHLQNVLAVLDAEGMPTQVLVRDLEGTKLLAHRHTDLLAALPAEVAGAAAYSGENGWNRVAYCLFVNHLTEIAGALADLVPARPRFEDELWDTVADVVATTGTDLGGPPRLRALLAGVPLPAKTNLLIRWQRAADRHAGYVPFPNPLGRALPEDLR; translated from the coding sequence GTGACAGTCGAGGTCACCACCTCCTTCCGCGTCGACACCGATGCCGACCTGCTCTCCGCGCACACCCTGCTGGGGTGCCTGGTCCGCGAACTCGCCGGTCCGGACGGCCAGGTCACGGTGGACACCGGCCGGTTGCTGCTGCGCCTGCCGCACATCGGCCAGGTGCTGCGCGCCACGCTGCTGCGGGTCTCCACGGTCGCGGCCCACCGCTTCACCGGTCCGGTGCAACGGCACGCCGGCGGCACCACGTGGGTGGACCTGGGCCTGGCAGAACTCGCCGACCTCGTCGACGCCGAGCTGACCGCCCGTACCGGCCACGGCAACGACGAGTTCGCCACGCAGGTCCGGGCCAGCCGCGACGCCCTGCACGACACCCTGGCCAGGCGTCCGGATCGCCCCGACCGTCCGGTCGCCGAGCCGGCCGCCACCTACCTGGACTCCGAACAGTCCCTGCTCGCCGGACACCCGCGCCACCCGGCACCCAAGTGGCGGTCCGGGGAACCCAGCCGGTGGCGCCGATTCTCGCCCGAGACCCGCACCGCGTTCCCGCTGCACTGGCTCGCCGTGCCCGCGGAACTCGTGCACGAACACGCTGTCGGCGGCGATTTCGACCAGCACGCAAGGACTTCCGACCTGCTCGGTCGGCCCTTGCCGGCCGGGTACCGGGCGCTTCCGGTGCACCCGTGGCAGTTCCAGCTGCTGTCCGATGACCCGGACCTGGCACCGGTGCTGGCCGCCGCACGCATCGAGGGCGCGCTGCTCGACCTCGGGCAGACCGGGCAGCCGTGTCACCCCACCGCCAGCGTGCGCACCCTCTACCAGCCCGAGCTCGACGTCTTCCTCAAGACCAGTCTCAATGTGCGCATCACCAACTGCCTGCGCAAGAACGCCGCCTACGAACTGCGTGGCGCGGTCGCGCTGACCGGCGCGCTCGCCACGCCGTTCGCCGAGGTCGCCGCCCGTCATCCCGGGTTCGGCGCGCTCCCCGAACCCGCCGCCCGCAGCGTCGTGCTGCCCGGACATCTCGGCACAGCGCGGCAGCGTCACGCGATCCTCGAAGGATTCGGCACCATCGTGCGGACGGGGATCACCGGCCGGCTGCGGCCCGGTGAACAGGTCCACCTCGCCGGTGCGCTGGCCGCCGCGCAGCTCGATCCCGCCGGCACCCGAACCCGGCTCGCCGACCTCGTGGATCACCGCGACCCGGCCGCGTGGGCCGGGCTGTGGTGGCGGCGCTACCTGAACCTGTTGGTACCACCGGTGTTGCGGCTGTGGGCCGAGCACGGCATCGTCCTCGAACCGCACCTGCAGAACGTGCTCGCCGTCCTGGACGCCGAGGGTATGCCCACCCAGGTGCTGGTGCGCGACCTCGAAGGCACGAAGTTGCTGGCCCACCGGCACACCGACCTGCTCGCCGCGCTGCCCGCCGAGGTGGCCGGCGCCGCCGCCTACAGCGGGGAGAACGGCTGGAATCGCGTCGCCTACTGCCTTTTCGTCAATCACCTCACGGAGATCGCCGGTGCGCTCGCCGATCTCGTGCCCGCACGGCCGCGGTTCGAGGACGAGCTCTGGGACACCGTCGCCGACGTTGTCGCCACCACCGGCACCGATCTCGGCGGACCGCCCCGGCTGCGGGCGCTGCTGGCCGGTGTTCCGTTGCCGGCCAAGACAAATCTGCTGATCCGCTGGCAGCGTGCGGCCGACCGGCATGCTGGTTATGTGCCGTTCCCCAACCCCCTCGGCCGAGCCCTGCCGGAGGACCTCCGATGA
- a CDS encoding MFS transporter translates to MNQPSDGPGRAHVVTITAAHCASAFAALGLPPYLPRLLPELGDPNARWAGLLYVLPTLCTALAAPVWGRLADRHGPKLLLVRAQFGLAVAFGLAAIAQNMTSLVIALIAQGLLGGTYSASTAYLAAGLRGPRLSGALALMQGSARTALAGAPVLAGLLSTMLDVRQMYGMATLLPLAAAIATLILPAPTGAGRSVRAAAEPTTARTGITVAGMCLAEGGFVLVTVITFPYFLPLAHQIAPGLAPVLIGLLFAAPHLCYLLACAFTLRWLRGRARAGLTAGYALAAVSAAVHLFVAPGAGALAWLVFGRLVLGAALALGLPSLSLLATEAATGRRPGKLFGTVEAASKSGAVLAGVAASALAGFGPAAPLAVPVVAGLALAAAVAGFTRPAPGPLIAPTTTS, encoded by the coding sequence GTGAACCAGCCCTCCGACGGTCCGGGCCGCGCGCACGTCGTCACGATCACGGCCGCGCACTGCGCGTCGGCGTTCGCCGCACTCGGCCTGCCGCCCTACCTTCCCCGGCTACTGCCCGAACTCGGCGACCCGAACGCTCGCTGGGCCGGTCTGCTCTACGTGCTGCCCACCCTGTGCACCGCGTTGGCAGCGCCGGTCTGGGGCCGCTTGGCCGACCGGCACGGTCCCAAACTTCTGCTGGTTCGCGCCCAGTTCGGGCTCGCCGTGGCGTTCGGGCTCGCGGCGATCGCGCAGAACATGACCAGTCTGGTCATCGCACTCATCGCACAGGGCCTGCTGGGCGGCACCTACTCGGCCAGTACCGCGTACCTCGCGGCGGGTCTGCGCGGTCCCCGCCTGTCCGGCGCACTGGCCCTGATGCAGGGATCGGCCCGGACCGCGCTGGCAGGTGCACCGGTGCTGGCCGGACTGCTGTCCACGATGCTGGATGTCCGGCAGATGTACGGGATGGCCACACTGCTGCCACTGGCCGCCGCCATCGCGACGCTGATCCTTCCCGCGCCCACCGGTGCCGGGCGATCGGTGCGGGCCGCAGCCGAGCCCACGACTGCCCGTACAGGCATCACCGTGGCGGGAATGTGCTTGGCAGAAGGCGGATTCGTGCTCGTAACCGTGATCACCTTCCCGTACTTCCTGCCGCTGGCACACCAGATCGCGCCCGGACTGGCTCCCGTGCTGATCGGGTTGCTGTTCGCCGCACCCCACCTGTGCTACCTGCTGGCCTGCGCCTTCACGCTGCGCTGGTTGAGGGGCCGGGCACGGGCCGGCTTGACCGCCGGTTACGCCTTGGCGGCGGTGTCCGCCGCAGTGCACCTGTTCGTCGCCCCCGGCGCTGGTGCACTGGCGTGGCTGGTGTTCGGCCGCCTGGTGCTCGGCGCCGCCCTTGCCCTCGGGTTGCCCTCCCTGTCGCTGCTCGCAACGGAAGCCGCCACCGGCCGTCGTCCCGGCAAGCTGTTCGGCACTGTCGAGGCTGCGTCCAAGAGCGGCGCAGTGCTCGCCGGTGTCGCGGCTTCCGCCCTGGCCGGCTTCGGCCCTGCCGCGCCACTGGCAGTCCCGGTCGTGGCCGGTCTCGCGCTGGCCGCCGCCGTCGCCGGTTTCACCAGACCCGCTCCCGGGCCGCTCATCGCGCCCACGACCACGTCCTGA
- a CDS encoding MFS transporter, whose protein sequence is MKRFAMVVVSLTALFLVPFTLSGASVALTRITADLHTTLPATQWVVNGYSATFAGFMLMTGSLADRYGRRRVFLSGVGLFSICALVSAAATDIVVLDLARAAAGVGAAATVTGASAVLAQAFTGAARTRIFGLFGTTVGLGLAFGPTLAGLLMESFSWRAAFGLPGVIGLITLAFFRFLPASGTAAATRTDWAGAATFTVGLVLLILVFSEGPELGWTSPLVLTALAGAAVLFPLFVRIERRTADPLADLRLLASPRFLALCAANVAIVAVFGPLVVYLPSYFMATQGVPAAGAGALVILLTGPMLVLPILCGLLARWVSPSAQVVAALVLVGAGAVWFCVAADYAGPLLTMGAGIAIATGLLDGLAVSSLPADQAGMAAGMFNTVKLTGETLGITVVGSVLAARTAGSLGGAAYPAAMDLVLWALAALCFGVALLVVMLFRIPEPAAPRRFTTTPG, encoded by the coding sequence ATGAAACGCTTCGCGATGGTCGTCGTCTCGCTGACCGCGCTATTCCTTGTTCCCTTCACCCTCAGCGGAGCATCGGTCGCGCTCACCCGGATTACCGCCGACCTCCACACCACGCTGCCGGCGACGCAATGGGTCGTCAACGGATACAGCGCGACCTTCGCCGGCTTCATGCTGATGACCGGCTCACTCGCGGACCGGTACGGACGCCGCAGAGTGTTCCTGTCGGGAGTCGGGCTGTTCTCCATCTGTGCGCTGGTGAGTGCGGCTGCCACCGATATCGTGGTACTCGATCTGGCCCGTGCCGCGGCGGGGGTCGGAGCGGCCGCCACCGTGACGGGTGCGAGTGCGGTGCTCGCCCAGGCTTTCACCGGCGCGGCGCGGACCAGGATATTCGGGTTGTTCGGCACGACCGTCGGGCTGGGTCTCGCCTTCGGGCCCACCCTCGCGGGGTTGCTGATGGAATCGTTCAGCTGGCGTGCCGCGTTCGGCCTGCCCGGGGTAATCGGCTTGATCACCTTGGCATTCTTCCGGTTCCTGCCCGCATCGGGCACCGCCGCGGCAACCCGGACGGACTGGGCGGGAGCGGCGACCTTCACGGTGGGGCTGGTGCTGCTGATCCTCGTTTTCTCCGAAGGCCCGGAGCTTGGCTGGACATCGCCGCTCGTGCTGACCGCCTTGGCGGGTGCTGCGGTCTTGTTCCCGTTGTTCGTCAGGATCGAGCGGCGCACCGCCGATCCCTTGGCGGATCTGCGGTTGCTGGCGTCGCCGAGATTCCTCGCGCTGTGTGCCGCCAATGTCGCCATCGTCGCGGTGTTCGGCCCGCTCGTGGTGTACCTGCCCTCGTATTTCATGGCCACGCAGGGGGTGCCGGCCGCCGGTGCGGGAGCACTGGTCATTCTGCTGACCGGGCCGATGCTGGTGCTGCCGATCCTCTGCGGTCTCCTCGCTCGCTGGGTGAGTCCGTCGGCTCAGGTGGTCGCGGCGCTGGTGCTGGTCGGCGCGGGCGCCGTCTGGTTTTGCGTCGCCGCCGACTACGCGGGGCCGCTGCTCACCATGGGTGCGGGGATCGCCATCGCCACCGGTTTGCTGGACGGGCTGGCGGTCAGCAGCCTGCCGGCCGATCAAGCGGGCATGGCGGCGGGGATGTTCAACACCGTGAAGCTGACTGGCGAGACCCTCGGCATCACGGTAGTCGGATCCGTACTCGCCGCCCGAACCGCCGGCAGCCTCGGCGGCGCGGCGTACCCAGCAGCCATGGATCTGGTGCTCTGGGCGCTGGCCGCGCTGTGCTTCGGCGTGGCGTTGCTCGTCGTGATGCTGTTCCGTATTCCCGAGCCCGCCGCCCCGCGGCGGTTCACGACGACGCCCGGTTGA
- a CDS encoding type III PLP-dependent enzyme, whose amino-acid sequence MTWTSSPPGTPVTDAVLAAAADRTLPAYLYDLRHLADHLARIRAAFDGVDAPIELLHAVKANPDPALLTVIAEHVHGLEVASGGELAHVRAHLPGVPLAFGGPGKTDAELTAALAAGVDRYHVESRHELRRLDTLARAAGQRVQVLLRVNLPTGFGGGAALTMGGMPSPFGMDPAEAAAATADLAELPGIQVVGVHAHLASGLGPEGCAALADVVLSWAAEFGRRHDLALREVNVGGGMAVDYRRPDQIFDWADYARRLAAVAARHPSLTVRIEPGRAISAYSGWYATRVLDLKPSHGEWFAVCAGGTHHLRTPAAKGHDQPVVVVPAEQWDHPWPRPSVTAEPVTFVGQLCTPKDVLARQVRLPGIAAGDLVVFAMCGAYGYNISHHDFLMHPAPTVVHLR is encoded by the coding sequence ATGACCTGGACCTCGTCGCCGCCGGGAACACCGGTCACCGACGCCGTACTGGCCGCCGCTGCAGATCGGACGCTGCCCGCCTACCTCTACGATTTGCGGCACCTCGCTGACCACCTGGCGCGGATCCGGGCAGCTTTCGACGGGGTGGACGCGCCGATCGAGTTGCTGCACGCCGTCAAGGCCAACCCTGACCCCGCACTGCTCACGGTGATCGCCGAGCACGTCCATGGACTCGAGGTCGCCAGCGGTGGCGAACTCGCCCACGTCCGGGCACACCTGCCTGGTGTGCCGCTCGCCTTCGGCGGTCCGGGCAAGACCGACGCCGAACTGACCGCCGCACTGGCTGCCGGTGTCGACCGCTACCACGTCGAGAGCCGGCACGAGCTGCGTCGGCTGGACACCCTGGCCCGTGCCGCCGGGCAGCGGGTGCAGGTGCTGTTGCGCGTCAACCTGCCCACCGGTTTCGGCGGAGGCGCGGCGTTGACCATGGGCGGCATGCCCAGCCCGTTCGGTATGGACCCGGCGGAGGCCGCCGCAGCCACCGCCGACCTGGCTGAGCTACCCGGTATACAGGTCGTGGGGGTGCACGCCCATCTGGCCAGTGGCCTGGGTCCGGAGGGCTGCGCCGCCCTCGCTGACGTCGTACTGTCCTGGGCTGCCGAATTCGGCCGCCGGCACGACTTGGCTCTGCGTGAGGTCAACGTCGGTGGCGGGATGGCCGTGGACTACCGACGGCCGGACCAGATCTTCGACTGGGCCGACTATGCCCGCCGTCTGGCCGCGGTCGCGGCCAGGCACCCGTCACTGACCGTCCGGATCGAGCCCGGACGAGCGATCAGCGCGTACTCCGGCTGGTACGCCACCCGTGTCCTGGACCTCAAACCCAGCCATGGCGAGTGGTTCGCGGTGTGCGCCGGCGGGACCCACCACCTGCGCACCCCCGCCGCCAAGGGCCACGACCAGCCGGTCGTCGTCGTCCCGGCCGAGCAGTGGGACCATCCGTGGCCGCGCCCGAGCGTGACCGCCGAACCGGTCACCTTCGTGGGACAACTCTGCACCCCCAAAGACGTTCTGGCCCGGCAGGTCCGGCTACCCGGCATCGCGGCAGGCGACCTGGTCGTGTTCGCGATGTGCGGCGCCTACGGCTACAACATCAGCCACCACGACTTCCTCATGCATCCGGCGCCGACGGTCGTTCACCTGCGGTGA